GAGGGCCAGCGCAAGGCGCTGTTCGCCGCCTTCGACCGCATCACCCGCGCCAAGGCTGCCTGAGGAGGAAACGATGAGCCAGTCCGAGCCGGACCGCGACGGCGAGCCGCTGAAGCTCAGGGAGCGGGCCTATGCCAGCTTCACCGAGCGGCTGCTCGCCCGCGAGATCCGGCCGGGCCAGTTCGTCACCCAGCGCGAGCTCGTCGCCATGACGGGCTTCCCGCTTGGCGCGATTCGCGAGCTGATCCCGCGGCTCGAGGCGGAAGGGCTGATCAAGACTGTGCCGCAGCGCGGCATGCAGGTCGCCCATGTCGATCTCAACCTGATCCGCAACGCCTTCCAGTTCCGCCTCTTCCTCGAGAAGGAGGCGACGGCGGCCTATACGCGGACCGCGACCGACGAGGAGATTGCCGAGCAGCGCCAGCGCCATGAGGCGATCATCGGCCGGGCGCAGGCCGGTGGCGACGAGACGCTGATCGAGGATGCCGAGAATGTCGACCGGCTGATGCACGAGATGATCATCGACCATCTCGACAACGACATCGTCAGCCAGGCCTTCCGCGTCACCTGGCTGAAGATCAGGCTGATCCGGCAATACGAGACGCGGATCCAGAACCACATCCTGATCCCGGTGATGCAGGATCATCTCAAGATCATCGCCGCGATCGAATCGCGCGATCCCGAGGCGGCTGCGGCGGAGATGAGCGCGCATATCAACAACGCCCGGACGAGGGCGATGAGCTACTGACCAGCGATCAGGCGCCGATCGAGACCGAGGCGCCGGAACAGCGAGCCGGAAAACCGGCCGTTCAGGGAGGAGAACACGATGACCAAGCTGACGAAACGGGCCTTTCTCGCCGGCTCCGCCGCGGCCGGCGGCATGATCGCGATGCCGAGCGTGCTGCGCGCACAGGCGACCGTGCTGCGCTGGGGCGAGATGCTGCCGACCACGCATCCGCAGGTGCAGATGGTCGACCGCATCGCCAAGGAGGTGAAGGAGAAGACCTCCGGCCGCGTCGACATCCAGTCCTTCCCCGCCGGCCAGCTCGGTTCCGGCAAGGACATGATGGAATCGGTCGCCTCGGGCGCGCTGACCATGACGACCGACGGCGCCGCCGCGCTCGGCTCCTTCCTGCCGCAGCTCTCGGTGGTCGAGGCGCCCTATCTCTGGCGCGATCCCGCGCATATGGCCAAGGTCGCCAAGGCGCCGGTCTTCACCCAGATGAACGACGAGCTCGTCAAGAAGCGCGGCATGCGCATGGCTGCGGTGACCTATTACGGCAAGCGCCATCTGACGACAGGCTCGAAGGCCGTGAAGAGCGCCGCCGACGTCGCTGGTCTCAAGCTGCGCGTGCCGCCGGTCGACACTTTCCGCGCCATGGTCGAGGCCTGGGGCGCCAAGGCGACGCCGGTCAACTTCAACGAACTCTATCTGGCGCTGAGCCAGGGCGCGGTCGATGGCCAGGAGAACCCGCTGCCGACCATCCACAGCGCCAAATTGCAGGAGGTGCAGAAGCACCTGATCCTGACCGGCCACATCATCACGCCGCGCCTGATCATAGTGAACCAGGACTTCTGGAAAGGGCTGAAGGACGCCGACCGGACGATCCTGGAGGCGGCGATCGCCAATGGCGTCGCCTGGCAGGATGCCGAGCTGGCGAGCCAGGAGGGCAGCCTCGTCGCGACGCTGAAGGCTGCCGGGATGAGCGTCACCGAGCCGGACCTCGAAAGCTTCAGCAAGCCGGTGCTGGCGAGCCTGCCCAAGCAGTTCGAGAGCAAATGGGGCAAGGGCACCTGGGACGCGCTCGCAGCGCTTTAAGCGGGCATCGGTCAGCACCCGTCATGGTCGGGCTTGTCCCGACCATCCACGTCTTCGTTTCACTGATCGTATGCGGTGTTCAAGACGTGGATGCTCGCCACAAGGGCGAGCATGACGGCAGTGCGTTGGCCTTTTTATCATCTGACATCAGGGCTTGCTGTCCCGTGAAATCCCTCGTCTCCCTCTCCGATCGCCTGGTTCGCGCCGCCGCTGTCGGCCTCTTGCTGGCGCTGCTCATCGCAGTCCTGCTCGGCGTTGCCTCGCGCCAGCTCAATGCCCCGCTCGCCTGGACCGATGAGCTGGCGCAATACCTGCTGGTCTGGACCGGCTTCGTCGGCTGGATCATCGCGGCGCGGAGACGCTCGCATATCCGCATTACCGTCTTTGCTGACCTGCTGCCGAAGCCGGCCGGGCGTCTGCTGGAAATCGTGACGCAAGCCGCGATCATCCTCTTCGCCGCGATCCTGAGCTGCTATTCCTTCGGGCTGATCGAGCGGACCTGGGACGTCGAGTCGATCGCGCTGCCGGTGTCGAGCGCGGCGCTCTACGTGGTGATGCCCCTCGCCGGCCTCGCCCTCATCCTGCAGGCACTGGCCGAGATCGGCGACGTTGTCGCCGGCCGCAAGGTCGAGGCCGCCGAACCGGGGACCCAGCCGCTATGAGCACCCTGATGCTGCAGATCCTGCCGGTCTGGTTCATCGCGCTGCTGATGGGTGTGCCACTCTTCGTCTCGATGGGGCTGGCAGCGATCGCCTTCGCCTATTTCGGCGGCTTCCCGCTCGGCATCGTTCCGCAGAAGATCGCGCAATCCGCCAATTCCTTCCCGCTGCTGGCGGCGCCGCTCTTCATCCTGATGGGCAACATCATGAATTCGGCGGGGATCACCGACCGGATCTTCGCCTTCGCCACAGCCTGCGTCGGCTGGCTGCGCGGCGGCCTCTGCCATGCCAACATCCTCGCCAGCGTGATCTTCGCCGGCATGTCGGGCTCGGCCGTGGCCGATGCCGGCGGTGTCGGCACGCTCGAGATCAAGGCGATGCAGGACGAGGGCTATGATCCCGAGACGGCGGCGGCAATTACTGCCGCTTCCGCGACGATCGGGCCGATCATCCCGCCCTCGCTGCCGATGGTGATCTACGGTGTTTCCGCTGACGTCTCGATCGGCGGGCTCTTTCTCGCCGGTGTCATCCCCGGCCTGCTGATGGCCGGCGCGCTGATGGCGATGGTGGTCTATGTCGCGGGGAAGCGCGACCTGCCGCGCCATCCTTTCCCCGGCATGGCCCAGCTCTGGATCGCCTACAAGGAAGCGCATTGGGCGCTGATGACGCCCGTCATCCTGTTCGGCGGGATGATGGCCGGCATCTTCACGCCGACGGAAGCGGCTGCGGTCGCGACCGCCTATGCGATCGTGCTCGGCCTCTTCGTCTACAAGAGCTTTTCGCTGAACGACCTGCCCGAGCTGGTGGTGCAGACGGTCGAGACCACCGGCGTCGTGCTGGCGCTGGTGATGAGCGCGGCGGCGCTCGGCTGGTGCCTGTCGATCTCGCGCATCCCGCAGACGGTGGGGCCGATGCTGGTCGACCTCGCCGGCAATCCGCTGATCTTCCTGCTGATCGTCAACCTGCTGCTGCTCTTCGTCGGCTGCTTCATGGAAGCGTTGGCGGCGATGCTGATCCTGATCCCGATCCTGACGCCGGCGGCGGCGCAGTTCGGCATCGACCCGATCCAGTTCGGCTTGATCTTCGTGCTCAACCTGATGATCGGCACGATCACGCCGCCGGTCGGCGTCGTGTTGTTCGTAACGTCGAAGATCGCCAAGATCTCGTTCGAGGCGATGTCGCGGGCGATCGTGCCCTGGCTGTTACCGCTGTTGGCGGTGCTCGCCGCGATCACGCTCTGGCCGCCGCTGACGACCTGGCTGCCGAACCTCGTGCTCGGCAAGTGAGATCGGCTCAGACTGTCTGCGTCACCTTGGAAAGGTGGGGCGGACGGTCGGGATCGAGGCCGCGGCTCTGCGCGAGCGCCGCGAGAGCACCATAGAAGGCACGGACCTGTGCCAGTGGCAGCAAGGCGGCCGGCAGATCAGGCGGCAGCGGCAGGCTCTCTCCCACGCCAGGACCACCGCTGGCATAGCGCAGATCGGCGCCGAGCCGGGCGAATGCTGCAGCCGCCGCGCGGACGCTTTCGCTGCCCTCGTCGCCCGGATCGAGTGCGAGTGCCGGGAAGCCCGGACCGACCAGCGCAAGCGGGCCATGCAGCACCTCGGCAGCGCTGAAGGCCTCGGCATGGATGCGGCAGGTTTCCTTGAACTTGAGCGCGATCTCCTGGGCGATGCCGAAGGAAAGCCCCCGGCCGATCACATAGAGGCTGCTGGCCTCGCGCCAGGAGAGCAGGGCCGGCGTCCAGTCGCAGCGCCCGGCGGCGTCGAGCGCCTCGGGCGCCTGCGTGAGGGCAGTGTTCAGGGCTTCGTCCTGTGC
This genomic interval from Bosea sp. 29B contains the following:
- a CDS encoding GntR family transcriptional regulator encodes the protein MSQSEPDRDGEPLKLRERAYASFTERLLAREIRPGQFVTQRELVAMTGFPLGAIRELIPRLEAEGLIKTVPQRGMQVAHVDLNLIRNAFQFRLFLEKEATAAYTRTATDEEIAEQRQRHEAIIGRAQAGGDETLIEDAENVDRLMHEMIIDHLDNDIVSQAFRVTWLKIRLIRQYETRIQNHILIPVMQDHLKIIAAIESRDPEAAAAEMSAHINNARTRAMSY
- a CDS encoding sialic acid TRAP transporter substrate-binding protein SiaP, yielding MTKLTKRAFLAGSAAAGGMIAMPSVLRAQATVLRWGEMLPTTHPQVQMVDRIAKEVKEKTSGRVDIQSFPAGQLGSGKDMMESVASGALTMTTDGAAALGSFLPQLSVVEAPYLWRDPAHMAKVAKAPVFTQMNDELVKKRGMRMAAVTYYGKRHLTTGSKAVKSAADVAGLKLRVPPVDTFRAMVEAWGAKATPVNFNELYLALSQGAVDGQENPLPTIHSAKLQEVQKHLILTGHIITPRLIIVNQDFWKGLKDADRTILEAAIANGVAWQDAELASQEGSLVATLKAAGMSVTEPDLESFSKPVLASLPKQFESKWGKGTWDALAAL
- a CDS encoding TRAP transporter small permease: MKSLVSLSDRLVRAAAVGLLLALLIAVLLGVASRQLNAPLAWTDELAQYLLVWTGFVGWIIAARRRSHIRITVFADLLPKPAGRLLEIVTQAAIILFAAILSCYSFGLIERTWDVESIALPVSSAALYVVMPLAGLALILQALAEIGDVVAGRKVEAAEPGTQPL
- a CDS encoding TRAP transporter large permease; translation: MSTLMLQILPVWFIALLMGVPLFVSMGLAAIAFAYFGGFPLGIVPQKIAQSANSFPLLAAPLFILMGNIMNSAGITDRIFAFATACVGWLRGGLCHANILASVIFAGMSGSAVADAGGVGTLEIKAMQDEGYDPETAAAITAASATIGPIIPPSLPMVIYGVSADVSIGGLFLAGVIPGLLMAGALMAMVVYVAGKRDLPRHPFPGMAQLWIAYKEAHWALMTPVILFGGMMAGIFTPTEAAAVATAYAIVLGLFVYKSFSLNDLPELVVQTVETTGVVLALVMSAAALGWCLSISRIPQTVGPMLVDLAGNPLIFLLIVNLLLLFVGCFMEALAAMLILIPILTPAAAQFGIDPIQFGLIFVLNLMIGTITPPVGVVLFVTSKIAKISFEAMSRAIVPWLLPLLAVLAAITLWPPLTTWLPNLVLGK
- a CDS encoding SIS domain-containing protein yields the protein MVEALLTREAAEAAAVARRQHAENGAVIADLVARLRIKRPAFVATCARGSSDHAATYGKYLIERTLGLPVASLGPSLASVYGGELDLSRAVFIAASQSGRSPDALLLTEAAKRAGALVVGFVNDEASPLAGMVDVLVPLRAGAERSVAATKSFLATCFAFLHLTAEWAQDEALNTALTQAPEALDAAGRCDWTPALLSWREASSLYVIGRGLSFGIAQEIALKFKETCRIHAEAFSAAEVLHGPLALVGPGFPALALDPGDEGSESVRAAAAAFARLGADLRYASGGPGVGESLPLPPDLPAALLPLAQVRAFYGALAALAQSRGLDPDRPPHLSKVTQTV